Proteins encoded within one genomic window of Pedobacter africanus:
- the rpsQ gene encoding 30S ribosomal protein S17 → MERQLRKTRTGLVVSNKMDKSIVVAVERKVKHPIYGKFVKKTTKFMAHDEKNDCGIGDTVLIMETRPLSKNKNWRLVQILERAK, encoded by the coding sequence ATGGAAAGACAATTAAGAAAAACAAGAACCGGGTTGGTGGTAAGCAATAAGATGGATAAATCTATTGTGGTAGCGGTAGAACGTAAAGTGAAACACCCGATCTATGGTAAGTTTGTTAAGAAAACTACCAAATTTATGGCTCATGACGAGAAAAACGATTGTGGTATTGGTGATACAGTACTGATCATGGAGACTCGTCCGCTGAGTAAGAACAAGAACTGGAGATTAGTGCAAATTTTAGAAAGGGCTAAATAA
- the rpsH gene encoding 30S ribosomal protein S8 → MNTDPIADYLTRVRNAIKANHRIVEIPASNLKKEITKVLFDKGYIANYKFEDTTTQGIIKIALKYNAITKIPAIRTLTRISKPGLRQYAGVENMPRVLNGLGIAILSTSKGVMTDKEAAKLNIGGEVLCHVY, encoded by the coding sequence ATGAATACAGATCCAATAGCAGATTATCTTACAAGAGTAAGAAATGCCATCAAGGCAAATCACAGAATTGTAGAGATTCCTGCGTCGAACCTTAAAAAGGAAATCACTAAAGTACTTTTTGACAAAGGTTACATTGCCAACTACAAATTTGAGGATACTACAACTCAGGGCATTATTAAAATAGCTTTAAAATACAATGCTATTACTAAGATCCCTGCAATCCGTACGTTAACCCGTATCAGTAAACCAGGTTTAAGGCAATATGCAGGTGTAGAGAATATGCCGAGAGTATTAAACGGTTTAGGTATCGCAATTTTATCTACATCCAAGGGTGTTATGACTGATAAAGAGGCTGCTAAACTAAACATTGGTGGCGAAGTTTTGTGTCACGTTTATTAA
- the rpsN gene encoding 30S ribosomal protein S14 produces MAKEGVKAREIKRQKLVAKYAEKRAELKAAGDYAGLDKLPKNSSAVRLHNRCKLTGRPRGYMRTFGISRVLFRDMALAGKIPGVRKASW; encoded by the coding sequence ATGGCAAAAGAAGGTGTAAAAGCTCGCGAAATTAAGCGCCAGAAGCTGGTTGCTAAGTATGCTGAGAAACGTGCAGAACTTAAAGCTGCAGGTGATTACGCAGGATTAGACAAGTTACCAAAAAACTCATCGGCTGTACGTTTGCACAACCGTTGCAAGTTAACCGGTCGTCCACGTGGTTATATGCGTACTTTCGGTATATCAAGGGTATTGTTCCGTGATATGGCTTTAGCAGGTAAAATCCCTGGAGTAAGAAAAGCAAGCTGGTAA
- the rplN gene encoding 50S ribosomal protein L14, which produces MVQQESRLNVADNSGAKEVLVIRVLGGTGKRYASIGDKIVVTVKSALPSGNIKKGTVSKAVVVRTKKEIRRKDGSYIRFDDNAAVLLNAQDEPRGTRIFGPVARELREKQFMKIVSLAPEVL; this is translated from the coding sequence ATGGTACAACAGGAATCAAGATTAAACGTAGCCGACAATAGCGGCGCAAAAGAAGTATTGGTTATCCGTGTACTTGGTGGTACCGGAAAGCGTTATGCTTCTATCGGTGACAAGATCGTTGTTACCGTTAAAAGTGCATTGCCTTCAGGAAATATCAAGAAAGGAACAGTTTCTAAAGCAGTTGTGGTAAGAACAAAAAAAGAGATCAGACGTAAAGATGGTTCTTACATCCGTTTCGACGACAATGCAGCAGTATTATTAAATGCACAAGATGAGCCACGTGGTACACGTATCTTTGGCCCGGTAGCAAGAGAACTGCGTGAAAAACAATTCATGAAAATTGTATCATTAGCACCGGAGGTATTATAA
- the rplX gene encoding 50S ribosomal protein L24: MKNKVTTPKIKIRKGDLVKVIAGDSKGQQGTVLSVLISKSRILVEGVNLVSKHTKPNAATPNGGIIKKEAALHISNVALIDPKTGATTRVGRKLNADGKLVRVSKKSGEEIK, encoded by the coding sequence ATGAAAAATAAAGTAACTACACCAAAGATAAAAATCCGTAAAGGCGATTTAGTTAAGGTTATAGCCGGAGATTCAAAAGGTCAGCAGGGAACTGTGCTTTCAGTATTAATTTCTAAAAGCAGGATACTTGTAGAAGGTGTTAACCTGGTATCAAAACATACAAAACCAAATGCTGCTACCCCAAATGGTGGTATCATTAAAAAAGAGGCTGCTCTTCATATTTCTAACGTGGCGCTAATTGATCCTAAGACAGGTGCAACTACACGCGTTGGCAGAAAGCTTAATGCTGACGGGAAATTAGTTAGGGTATCTAAAAAATCAGGAGAGGAGATCAAATAA
- the rplR gene encoding 50S ribosomal protein L18 produces MAGKKLSRRDRIKKGIRKRLTGSESRPRLSVYRSNKGIYAQIINDVTGSTIVSASSLSKDFSGTGNKSEQSVAVGKLVAEKAIAAGIKQVVFDRNGYLYHGRVKSLAEGAREAGLEF; encoded by the coding sequence ATGGCAGGGAAAAAATTATCTCGTAGAGATCGTATAAAAAAAGGAATCAGAAAAAGATTAACAGGTTCTGAAAGCCGTCCACGTTTATCGGTTTATAGAAGCAATAAAGGGATTTATGCTCAAATCATTAACGATGTAACCGGTAGTACAATTGTATCAGCTTCATCTTTATCTAAAGATTTTTCAGGTACCGGCAACAAATCTGAGCAATCAGTAGCAGTTGGTAAATTAGTAGCTGAAAAGGCAATAGCAGCAGGTATCAAGCAAGTAGTTTTCGATAGAAATGGCTATTTGTACCATGGCCGCGTTAAGTCGCTGGCTGAAGGTGCCCGTGAAGCTGGTTTAGAATTTTAA
- the rplF gene encoding 50S ribosomal protein L6 encodes MSRVGKAPINVPAGVTVTVSKDNVVTVKGPKGELTQAVDSDITVSQEDGVLTVQRPSEQKRHKALHGLYRALIYNMVVGVTQGYKVEQELVGVGYRATNQGNTLDLVLGYSHHYVFQLPEEIKVTTTSEKGQTPKIILESIDKQLIGQVAAKIRSLRAPEPYKGKGIKFVGEVLRRKAGKSASKK; translated from the coding sequence ATGTCAAGAGTAGGAAAAGCCCCAATTAATGTACCTGCAGGAGTAACTGTTACTGTATCAAAAGATAACGTAGTAACAGTTAAAGGACCTAAAGGAGAATTAACTCAAGCAGTAGATTCAGATATCACTGTAAGTCAGGAAGACGGCGTATTAACTGTACAACGCCCTTCAGAACAAAAAAGACACAAAGCATTACATGGTTTATACCGCGCTTTGATCTATAATATGGTTGTTGGTGTAACACAAGGTTATAAAGTAGAACAGGAATTGGTAGGTGTGGGTTACCGTGCCACTAATCAGGGAAATACACTGGACCTGGTTTTAGGTTATTCTCACCATTATGTTTTCCAATTACCGGAAGAGATTAAGGTTACTACAACCTCAGAAAAAGGTCAAACTCCTAAAATCATTTTAGAGAGCATTGACAAACAATTGATAGGACAGGTAGCAGCGAAGATCCGTTCGTTACGTGCACCAGAGCCATATAAAGGTAAAGGTATCAAGTTTGTAGGCGAAGTGTTAAGAAGAAAAGCAGGTAAATCAGCTTCTAAAAAATAA
- the rplE gene encoding 50S ribosomal protein L5 — MAYVPRLKSKYKEEIVTALKEKFNYKSVMQVPKLEKIAINQGVGRFSVTDKKIMDSSILEMTTISGQQAVGAKSKKDISNFKLRKGMPVGVRVTLRDNNMYEFLDRLISVALPRIRDFKGINDKGFDGKGNYTLGVTEQIIFPEINIDKINKILGMDITFVTSATTDVEALELLKQFGLPFKNQKTEQ, encoded by the coding sequence ATGGCTTACGTACCAAGATTAAAAAGTAAATATAAAGAGGAAATTGTAACTGCACTTAAAGAAAAGTTCAATTACAAGAGTGTTATGCAGGTTCCTAAGTTAGAGAAAATTGCAATCAACCAGGGAGTTGGACGTTTTTCTGTGACTGACAAAAAAATTATGGACAGCTCTATTTTAGAGATGACCACAATTTCAGGACAGCAGGCAGTAGGAGCAAAATCTAAAAAAGATATCTCAAACTTTAAATTACGTAAAGGTATGCCGGTAGGTGTACGTGTAACTTTACGTGACAATAACATGTATGAGTTTTTAGATCGTTTAATTTCCGTAGCTTTGCCACGTATCCGTGATTTCAAAGGTATCAATGATAAAGGTTTTGATGGAAAAGGTAATTACACTTTAGGTGTAACTGAGCAGATCATCTTCCCTGAGATCAACATTGATAAAATCAACAAGATTTTAGGTATGGATATTACCTTTGTAACAAGTGCTACTACTGATGTTGAAGCATTGGAACTTTTAAAACAATTTGGGTTACCATTTAAAAATCAAAAAACAGAGCAATAA